The following are encoded in a window of Thunnus albacares chromosome 17, fThuAlb1.1, whole genome shotgun sequence genomic DNA:
- the LOC122966687 gene encoding cell death-inducing p53-target protein 1-like, whose amino-acid sequence MSSDPPPPYPGGPSAPLIEEKNGQPETAPVRTAPQQGQPLPPDYGPPPYEAPHLGFLPPHVPGEGPMPMPMPPPPQGGPYPPPPGHYPHPIPGQMGPGPSHFVHMGGHTATVLAPPGAATTVTVLQGEMFQTTPVQTVCPHCQQAIITRISHDVGLMNTLFCLFCFFVGCDLGCCLIPCLIDDLKDVTHTCPYCKGYIYTYKRIC is encoded by the exons ATGTCCAGTGATCCTCCTCCTCCGTACCCCGGAGGTCCTAGTGCCCCACTCATTGAAGAGAAGAATGGACAACCCG AAACAGCTCCTGTAAGAACTGCTCCTCAACAGGGACAGCCGTTGCCTCCAGACTATGGTCCACCACCCTATGAGGCCCCACACTTAGGCTTTCTCCCCCCACATGTTCCTGGAGAGGGGCCCATGCCCATGCCAatgccaccaccaccacaag GTGGCCCCTACCCCCCACCACCCGGTCACTACCCTCACCCTATTCCAGGACAGATGGGCCCAGGTCCCAGTCACTTTGTCCACATGGGAGGTCACACAGCGACCGTCCTGGCTCCTCCAGGAGCAGCCACCACTGTGACCGTACTGCAGGGCGAAATGTTCCAGACTACACCGGTGCAGACTGTGTGTCCGCACTGTCAGCAGGCAATCATCACCCGCATCTCCCACGATGTGGGCCtcatgaacacactcttctgCCTCTTCTGCTTCTTTGTTGG GTGTGATCTCGGCTGCTGCTTGATTCCCTGTCTGATTGATGACCTCAAGGATGTGACACACACCTGCCCTTACTGTAAGGGCtacatttacacatacaagCGTATATGCTAA